Proteins encoded together in one Impatiens glandulifera chromosome 1, dImpGla2.1, whole genome shotgun sequence window:
- the LOC124922256 gene encoding protein HHL1, chloroplastic — protein sequence MEVGMSLNALIRLPMSNSRTYDETLIRHSFVSSRASQKSLQEPKRQHLLVIEAKGKKGMMSRQFQRPPPPPLPKMEDDGNPKFVVFIRMANVNLWYPLSIITGGTTAKIMVSAKDNFLGKYIYKDTLSRNLAAVIYRDEKEVQKTAVKQHKVLRTATEFRYGYKLVENNNVRSALTSSGVIELPTQDKLKTVLDKVKDFFGDAKESFGKLTALNSAETEDEKPSVKS from the exons ATGGAAGTGGGTATGTCTTTGAACGCACTGATTCGTCTACCAATGTCGAATTCAAGAACATACGACGAAACCCTTATTAGACATTCCTTTGTCTCCTCACGAGCATCCCAAAAATCCCTTCAGGAGCCGAAACGACAACACCTACTGGTAATTGAAGCCAAGGGAAAGAAAGGGATGATGTCTCGTCAGTTTCAACGCCCGCCACCTCCCCCTTTGCCCAAGATGGAAGACGATGGCAATCCTAAATTTGTTGTCTTCATCCGCATGGCCAAC GTAAATCTATGGTATCCTCTTAGTATTATAACTGGAGGTACAACTGCAAAGATTATGGTATCAGCAAAAGATAACTTTTTGggaaaatatatttacaaagaCACCCTTAGTAGGAATCTTGCTGCTGTTATTTACAGA GATGAGAAGGAGGTACAGAAGACGGCGGTTAAGCAACACAAAgtgttgagaacagcaactgaGTTTAGATATGGCTACAAGCTTGtt GAAAATAACAATGTTAGATCAGCACTTACCTCTTCAGGTGTTATCGAG CTCCCAACACAAGACAAGCTAAAGACAGTACTTGATAAAGTGAAGGACTTCTTTGGGGATGCTAAGGAATCTTTTGGGAAGCTCACAGCTCTAAATTCTGCAGAGACTGAGGATGAAAAACCCAG TGTTAAAAGTTGA